The following are encoded together in the Buteo buteo chromosome 2, bButBut1.hap1.1, whole genome shotgun sequence genome:
- the LOC142028561 gene encoding protein-glutamine gamma-glutamyltransferase 6-like isoform X3 — MAALKIANVNWQSKLNKAAHHTSDYSSTEAILRRGQAFNITLHLQTMVQSGDNFTFIASTGPSPAESQRTKAVFNLSEEGASGWSATQEPSEPGCLNFTIFSPANAVIGRYKLKLQIVSGNKVSSTLLGQFVLLFNPWCPNDDVYMANEKERQEYVLNDSGIIFQGLEKYIQQEAWNYGQFEEDILDISLAILDRSLNHRQDPAADVSNRNNPIYVNSNDEKGVVEGKWNGKYCSGTNPLQWSGSVTILRKWYRGRYKPVRYGQCWVFAGVMCTVLRSLGIPTRVITNFNSAHDRNINLSIDKYVDISGKTLHLTEDSVWNFHVWNESWFIRRDLGSFYDGWQVLDATPQERSKGIYQCGPASTRAIKEGDVNLDYDSSFLFAAVNADYVTWIHYSNKRKERIYSDTRKIGKFISTKAVGTNSRVDVTANYKYPEAGSLKERQVYKKALKLLAVRSTGKRTKITRRRRRSSVAWRQNMTQPTQKPSISGKLVLDASPVIGQDILLTLALRNLTSDFKNIRVKLRASAILYTRRPKAEILQLSRSVKLGSEEVKEISFKIAYSQYKNSLVDDRKILVTAVCETKQGASLLVEKDIVLQDPFLTIKVLGPTVVHKAVNVQVTFTNPLSEVVTDCVLRAEGSGLIKDQLRINVARMAPMESSTVQFEIIPYKSGTRQLQVDLVCIHFSDIKAFVMLDVAPA; from the exons aTGGCGG CCCTGAAAATAGCAAATGTCAATTGGCAATCCAAACTGAATAAAGCTGCACACCACACCTCTGattacagcagcacagaagcaaTCTTGAGGAGAGGACAGGCCTTCAACATCACTCTGCACCTCCAAACAATGGTGCAATCTGGGGACAATTTCACATTTATTGCAAGCACAG GACCTTCACCAGCAGAATCACAGAGGACCAAGGCTGTATTTAACCTCTCTGAGGAGGGTGCCAGTGGCTGGAGTGCAACCCAAGAGCCCAGTGAGCCCGGCTGCCTGAACTTCACAATATTCAGCCCAGCCAATGCTGTCATTGGACGATACAAACTTAAACTACAGATTGTTTCTGGGAACAAGGTCTCTTCAACACTCCTGGGCCAGTTTGTACTACTCTTCAATCCCTGGTGTCCAA ATGATGATGTCTATATGGCTAATGAAAAGGAGCGACAGGAGTATGTCCTGAACGACAGTGGAATCATATTTCAGGGactggaaaaatatattcaacaaGAAGCTTGGAACTATGGACAG tttGAAGAGGATATCCTTGATATTTCTCTGGCTATACTGGATCGAAGCCTGAACCACCGCCAAGATCCAGCTGCTGATGTATCCAACAGAAACAATCCTATCTAT GTTAACAGCAACGATGAAAAAGGAGTAGTGGAAGGGAAGTGGAATGGAAAGTATTGCTCAGGAACCAACCCCTTGCAGTGGAGTGGAAGCGTGACCATCCTTCGAAAGTGGTACAGGGGGAGATACAAACCTGTCCGGTATGGCCAGTGCTGGGTCTTTGCAGGAGTAATGTGCACAG TTCTGAGATCCTTGGGAATACCTACTCGTGTTATTACAAACTTCAACTCTGCCCATGACAGGAATATAAATCTGAGTATTGATAAGTACGTTGACATTTCTGGAAAGACCCTGCACTTGACTGAAGACAGTGTGtg GAATTTCCATGTCTGGAATGAAAGCTGGTTCATTAGAAGAGATCTTGGCTCTTTTTATGATGGATGGCAGGTTCTAGATGCAACGCCCCAGGAAAGAAGCAAAG GCATATATCAGTGTGGTCCTGCCTCCACCAGAGCCATTAAGGAAGGGGATGTGAACCTGGATTATGACAGCtcatttctgtttgcagcaGTGAATGCTGACTATGTTACTTGGATTCACTatagcaacaaaagaaaagagagaatttaTTCTGATACTAGGAAGATTGGAAAATTTATCAGCACCAAAGCAGTGGGCACTAACTCCCGTGTGGATGTCACTGCTAATTACAAATATCCAGAAG CAGGATCCTTGAAAGAAAGGCAGGTGTATAAAAAAGCACTGAAGCTGCTTGCTGTGAGAAGCACTGGGAAAAGAACCAAAATTACAAGACGTAGAAGACGATCTTCAGTAGCATGGAGACAAAATATGACACAGCCTACACAAAAACCCAGTATCTCAGGGAAGCTGGTCCTTGATGCATCTCCTGTAATTGGCCAGGATATCCTCCTTACCTTGGCACTCAGGAACTTGACCTCAGATTTCAAGAACATAAGGGTTAAACTGAGAGCTTCAGCCATTCTCTACACAAGAAGACCAAAGGCAGAGATTTTGCAGTTGTCTAGGTCTGTTAAACTTGGATCTGAAGAAG TGAAAGAGATTTCATTCAAGATCGCCTATTCCCAGTACAAAAACTCTCTGGTGGATGACAGGAAGATCCTAGTGACTGCTGTGTGTGAAACCAAACAGGGAGCCTCGCTTCTAGTGGAGAAGGACATTGTACTTCAGGATCCTTTTCTCACCATCAAG GTCCTTGGTCCAACAGTGGTACACAAGGCTGTTAATGTGCAGGTGACATTTACCAACCCGCTGTCTGAAGTGGTGACAGACTGTGTGCTGAGAGCCGAAGGTAGTGGCCTGATCAAAGACCAACTCAGAATCAA TGTGGCAAGAATGGCCCCCATGGAGAGCTCAACAGTCCAATTTGAAATCATCCCCTACAAGAGTGGCACCAGGCAGCTTCAGGTGGACTTGGTTTGCATCCATTTTTCAGACATTAAGGCATTTGTGATGCTTGATGTGGCTCCTGCTTAG
- the LOC142028561 gene encoding protein-glutamine gamma-glutamyltransferase 6-like isoform X4, with protein MAALKIANVNWQSKLNKAAHHTSDYSSTEAILRRGQAFNITLHLQTMVQSGDNFTFIASTGPSPAESQRTKAVFNLSEEGASGWSATQEPSEPGCLNFTIFSPANAVIGRYKLKLQIVSGNKVSSTLLGQFVLLFNPWCPNDDVYMANEKERQEYVLNDSGIIFQGLEKYIQQEAWNYGQFEEDILDISLAILDRSLNHRQDPAADVSNRNNPIYVSRVISAMVNSNDEKGVVEGKWNGKYCSGTNPLQWSGSVTILRKWYRGRYKPVRYGQCWVFAGVMCTVLRSLGIPTRVITNFNSAHDRNINLSIDKYVDISGKTLHLTEDSVWNFHVWNESWFIRRDLGSFYDGWQVLDATPQERSKGSLKERQVYKKALKLLAVRSTGKRTKITRRRRRSSVAWRQNMTQPTQKPSISGKLVLDASPVIGQDILLTLALRNLTSDFKNIRVKLRASAILYTRRPKAEILQLSRSVKLGSEEVKEISFKIAYSQYKNSLVDDRKILVTAVCETKQGASLLVEKDIVLQDPFLTIKVLGPTVVHKAVNVQVTFTNPLSEVVTDCVLRAEGSGLIKDQLRINVARMAPMESSTVQFEIIPYKSGTRQLQVDLVCIHFSDIKAFVMLDVAPA; from the exons aTGGCGG CCCTGAAAATAGCAAATGTCAATTGGCAATCCAAACTGAATAAAGCTGCACACCACACCTCTGattacagcagcacagaagcaaTCTTGAGGAGAGGACAGGCCTTCAACATCACTCTGCACCTCCAAACAATGGTGCAATCTGGGGACAATTTCACATTTATTGCAAGCACAG GACCTTCACCAGCAGAATCACAGAGGACCAAGGCTGTATTTAACCTCTCTGAGGAGGGTGCCAGTGGCTGGAGTGCAACCCAAGAGCCCAGTGAGCCCGGCTGCCTGAACTTCACAATATTCAGCCCAGCCAATGCTGTCATTGGACGATACAAACTTAAACTACAGATTGTTTCTGGGAACAAGGTCTCTTCAACACTCCTGGGCCAGTTTGTACTACTCTTCAATCCCTGGTGTCCAA ATGATGATGTCTATATGGCTAATGAAAAGGAGCGACAGGAGTATGTCCTGAACGACAGTGGAATCATATTTCAGGGactggaaaaatatattcaacaaGAAGCTTGGAACTATGGACAG tttGAAGAGGATATCCTTGATATTTCTCTGGCTATACTGGATCGAAGCCTGAACCACCGCCAAGATCCAGCTGCTGATGTATCCAACAGAAACAATCCTATCTATGTGAGCAGGGTTATCAGTGCTATG GTTAACAGCAACGATGAAAAAGGAGTAGTGGAAGGGAAGTGGAATGGAAAGTATTGCTCAGGAACCAACCCCTTGCAGTGGAGTGGAAGCGTGACCATCCTTCGAAAGTGGTACAGGGGGAGATACAAACCTGTCCGGTATGGCCAGTGCTGGGTCTTTGCAGGAGTAATGTGCACAG TTCTGAGATCCTTGGGAATACCTACTCGTGTTATTACAAACTTCAACTCTGCCCATGACAGGAATATAAATCTGAGTATTGATAAGTACGTTGACATTTCTGGAAAGACCCTGCACTTGACTGAAGACAGTGTGtg GAATTTCCATGTCTGGAATGAAAGCTGGTTCATTAGAAGAGATCTTGGCTCTTTTTATGATGGATGGCAGGTTCTAGATGCAACGCCCCAGGAAAGAAGCAAAG GATCCTTGAAAGAAAGGCAGGTGTATAAAAAAGCACTGAAGCTGCTTGCTGTGAGAAGCACTGGGAAAAGAACCAAAATTACAAGACGTAGAAGACGATCTTCAGTAGCATGGAGACAAAATATGACACAGCCTACACAAAAACCCAGTATCTCAGGGAAGCTGGTCCTTGATGCATCTCCTGTAATTGGCCAGGATATCCTCCTTACCTTGGCACTCAGGAACTTGACCTCAGATTTCAAGAACATAAGGGTTAAACTGAGAGCTTCAGCCATTCTCTACACAAGAAGACCAAAGGCAGAGATTTTGCAGTTGTCTAGGTCTGTTAAACTTGGATCTGAAGAAG TGAAAGAGATTTCATTCAAGATCGCCTATTCCCAGTACAAAAACTCTCTGGTGGATGACAGGAAGATCCTAGTGACTGCTGTGTGTGAAACCAAACAGGGAGCCTCGCTTCTAGTGGAGAAGGACATTGTACTTCAGGATCCTTTTCTCACCATCAAG GTCCTTGGTCCAACAGTGGTACACAAGGCTGTTAATGTGCAGGTGACATTTACCAACCCGCTGTCTGAAGTGGTGACAGACTGTGTGCTGAGAGCCGAAGGTAGTGGCCTGATCAAAGACCAACTCAGAATCAA TGTGGCAAGAATGGCCCCCATGGAGAGCTCAACAGTCCAATTTGAAATCATCCCCTACAAGAGTGGCACCAGGCAGCTTCAGGTGGACTTGGTTTGCATCCATTTTTCAGACATTAAGGCATTTGTGATGCTTGATGTGGCTCCTGCTTAG
- the LOC142028561 gene encoding protein-glutamine gamma-glutamyltransferase 6-like isoform X2, with translation MAALKIANVNWQSKLNKAAHHTSDYSSTEAILRRGQAFNITLHLQTMVQSGDNFTFIASTGPSPAESQRTKAVFNLSEEGASGWSATQEPSEPGCLNFTIFSPANAVIGRYKLKLQIVSGNKVSSTLLGQFVLLFNPWCPNDDVYMANEKERQEYVLNDSGIIFQGLEKYIQQEAWNYGQFEEDILDISLAILDRSLNHRQDPAADVSNRNNPIYVSRVISAMVNSNDEKGVVEGKWNGKYCSGTNPLQWSGSVTILRKWYRGRYKPVRYGQCWVFAGVMCTVLRSLGIPTRVITNFNSAHDRNINLSIDKYVDISGKTLHLTEDSVWNFHVWNESWFIRRDLGSFYDGWQVLDATPQERSKGIYQCGPASTRAIKEGDVNLDYDSSFLFAAVNADYVTWIHYSNKRKERIYSDTRKIGKFISTKAVGTNSRVDVTANYKYPEGSLKERQVYKKALKLLAVRSTGKRTKITRRRRRSSVAWRQNMTQPTQKPSISGKLVLDASPVIGQDILLTLALRNLTSDFKNIRVKLRASAILYTRRPKAEILQLSRSVKLGSEEVKEISFKIAYSQYKNSLVDDRKILVTAVCETKQGASLLVEKDIVLQDPFLTIKVLGPTVVHKAVNVQVTFTNPLSEVVTDCVLRAEGSGLIKDQLRINVARMAPMESSTVQFEIIPYKSGTRQLQVDLVCIHFSDIKAFVMLDVAPA, from the exons aTGGCGG CCCTGAAAATAGCAAATGTCAATTGGCAATCCAAACTGAATAAAGCTGCACACCACACCTCTGattacagcagcacagaagcaaTCTTGAGGAGAGGACAGGCCTTCAACATCACTCTGCACCTCCAAACAATGGTGCAATCTGGGGACAATTTCACATTTATTGCAAGCACAG GACCTTCACCAGCAGAATCACAGAGGACCAAGGCTGTATTTAACCTCTCTGAGGAGGGTGCCAGTGGCTGGAGTGCAACCCAAGAGCCCAGTGAGCCCGGCTGCCTGAACTTCACAATATTCAGCCCAGCCAATGCTGTCATTGGACGATACAAACTTAAACTACAGATTGTTTCTGGGAACAAGGTCTCTTCAACACTCCTGGGCCAGTTTGTACTACTCTTCAATCCCTGGTGTCCAA ATGATGATGTCTATATGGCTAATGAAAAGGAGCGACAGGAGTATGTCCTGAACGACAGTGGAATCATATTTCAGGGactggaaaaatatattcaacaaGAAGCTTGGAACTATGGACAG tttGAAGAGGATATCCTTGATATTTCTCTGGCTATACTGGATCGAAGCCTGAACCACCGCCAAGATCCAGCTGCTGATGTATCCAACAGAAACAATCCTATCTATGTGAGCAGGGTTATCAGTGCTATG GTTAACAGCAACGATGAAAAAGGAGTAGTGGAAGGGAAGTGGAATGGAAAGTATTGCTCAGGAACCAACCCCTTGCAGTGGAGTGGAAGCGTGACCATCCTTCGAAAGTGGTACAGGGGGAGATACAAACCTGTCCGGTATGGCCAGTGCTGGGTCTTTGCAGGAGTAATGTGCACAG TTCTGAGATCCTTGGGAATACCTACTCGTGTTATTACAAACTTCAACTCTGCCCATGACAGGAATATAAATCTGAGTATTGATAAGTACGTTGACATTTCTGGAAAGACCCTGCACTTGACTGAAGACAGTGTGtg GAATTTCCATGTCTGGAATGAAAGCTGGTTCATTAGAAGAGATCTTGGCTCTTTTTATGATGGATGGCAGGTTCTAGATGCAACGCCCCAGGAAAGAAGCAAAG GCATATATCAGTGTGGTCCTGCCTCCACCAGAGCCATTAAGGAAGGGGATGTGAACCTGGATTATGACAGCtcatttctgtttgcagcaGTGAATGCTGACTATGTTACTTGGATTCACTatagcaacaaaagaaaagagagaatttaTTCTGATACTAGGAAGATTGGAAAATTTATCAGCACCAAAGCAGTGGGCACTAACTCCCGTGTGGATGTCACTGCTAATTACAAATATCCAGAAG GATCCTTGAAAGAAAGGCAGGTGTATAAAAAAGCACTGAAGCTGCTTGCTGTGAGAAGCACTGGGAAAAGAACCAAAATTACAAGACGTAGAAGACGATCTTCAGTAGCATGGAGACAAAATATGACACAGCCTACACAAAAACCCAGTATCTCAGGGAAGCTGGTCCTTGATGCATCTCCTGTAATTGGCCAGGATATCCTCCTTACCTTGGCACTCAGGAACTTGACCTCAGATTTCAAGAACATAAGGGTTAAACTGAGAGCTTCAGCCATTCTCTACACAAGAAGACCAAAGGCAGAGATTTTGCAGTTGTCTAGGTCTGTTAAACTTGGATCTGAAGAAG TGAAAGAGATTTCATTCAAGATCGCCTATTCCCAGTACAAAAACTCTCTGGTGGATGACAGGAAGATCCTAGTGACTGCTGTGTGTGAAACCAAACAGGGAGCCTCGCTTCTAGTGGAGAAGGACATTGTACTTCAGGATCCTTTTCTCACCATCAAG GTCCTTGGTCCAACAGTGGTACACAAGGCTGTTAATGTGCAGGTGACATTTACCAACCCGCTGTCTGAAGTGGTGACAGACTGTGTGCTGAGAGCCGAAGGTAGTGGCCTGATCAAAGACCAACTCAGAATCAA TGTGGCAAGAATGGCCCCCATGGAGAGCTCAACAGTCCAATTTGAAATCATCCCCTACAAGAGTGGCACCAGGCAGCTTCAGGTGGACTTGGTTTGCATCCATTTTTCAGACATTAAGGCATTTGTGATGCTTGATGTGGCTCCTGCTTAG
- the LOC142028561 gene encoding protein-glutamine gamma-glutamyltransferase 6-like isoform X1 — protein sequence MAALKIANVNWQSKLNKAAHHTSDYSSTEAILRRGQAFNITLHLQTMVQSGDNFTFIASTGPSPAESQRTKAVFNLSEEGASGWSATQEPSEPGCLNFTIFSPANAVIGRYKLKLQIVSGNKVSSTLLGQFVLLFNPWCPNDDVYMANEKERQEYVLNDSGIIFQGLEKYIQQEAWNYGQFEEDILDISLAILDRSLNHRQDPAADVSNRNNPIYVSRVISAMVNSNDEKGVVEGKWNGKYCSGTNPLQWSGSVTILRKWYRGRYKPVRYGQCWVFAGVMCTVLRSLGIPTRVITNFNSAHDRNINLSIDKYVDISGKTLHLTEDSVWNFHVWNESWFIRRDLGSFYDGWQVLDATPQERSKGIYQCGPASTRAIKEGDVNLDYDSSFLFAAVNADYVTWIHYSNKRKERIYSDTRKIGKFISTKAVGTNSRVDVTANYKYPEAGSLKERQVYKKALKLLAVRSTGKRTKITRRRRRSSVAWRQNMTQPTQKPSISGKLVLDASPVIGQDILLTLALRNLTSDFKNIRVKLRASAILYTRRPKAEILQLSRSVKLGSEEVKEISFKIAYSQYKNSLVDDRKILVTAVCETKQGASLLVEKDIVLQDPFLTIKVLGPTVVHKAVNVQVTFTNPLSEVVTDCVLRAEGSGLIKDQLRINVARMAPMESSTVQFEIIPYKSGTRQLQVDLVCIHFSDIKAFVMLDVAPA from the exons aTGGCGG CCCTGAAAATAGCAAATGTCAATTGGCAATCCAAACTGAATAAAGCTGCACACCACACCTCTGattacagcagcacagaagcaaTCTTGAGGAGAGGACAGGCCTTCAACATCACTCTGCACCTCCAAACAATGGTGCAATCTGGGGACAATTTCACATTTATTGCAAGCACAG GACCTTCACCAGCAGAATCACAGAGGACCAAGGCTGTATTTAACCTCTCTGAGGAGGGTGCCAGTGGCTGGAGTGCAACCCAAGAGCCCAGTGAGCCCGGCTGCCTGAACTTCACAATATTCAGCCCAGCCAATGCTGTCATTGGACGATACAAACTTAAACTACAGATTGTTTCTGGGAACAAGGTCTCTTCAACACTCCTGGGCCAGTTTGTACTACTCTTCAATCCCTGGTGTCCAA ATGATGATGTCTATATGGCTAATGAAAAGGAGCGACAGGAGTATGTCCTGAACGACAGTGGAATCATATTTCAGGGactggaaaaatatattcaacaaGAAGCTTGGAACTATGGACAG tttGAAGAGGATATCCTTGATATTTCTCTGGCTATACTGGATCGAAGCCTGAACCACCGCCAAGATCCAGCTGCTGATGTATCCAACAGAAACAATCCTATCTATGTGAGCAGGGTTATCAGTGCTATG GTTAACAGCAACGATGAAAAAGGAGTAGTGGAAGGGAAGTGGAATGGAAAGTATTGCTCAGGAACCAACCCCTTGCAGTGGAGTGGAAGCGTGACCATCCTTCGAAAGTGGTACAGGGGGAGATACAAACCTGTCCGGTATGGCCAGTGCTGGGTCTTTGCAGGAGTAATGTGCACAG TTCTGAGATCCTTGGGAATACCTACTCGTGTTATTACAAACTTCAACTCTGCCCATGACAGGAATATAAATCTGAGTATTGATAAGTACGTTGACATTTCTGGAAAGACCCTGCACTTGACTGAAGACAGTGTGtg GAATTTCCATGTCTGGAATGAAAGCTGGTTCATTAGAAGAGATCTTGGCTCTTTTTATGATGGATGGCAGGTTCTAGATGCAACGCCCCAGGAAAGAAGCAAAG GCATATATCAGTGTGGTCCTGCCTCCACCAGAGCCATTAAGGAAGGGGATGTGAACCTGGATTATGACAGCtcatttctgtttgcagcaGTGAATGCTGACTATGTTACTTGGATTCACTatagcaacaaaagaaaagagagaatttaTTCTGATACTAGGAAGATTGGAAAATTTATCAGCACCAAAGCAGTGGGCACTAACTCCCGTGTGGATGTCACTGCTAATTACAAATATCCAGAAG CAGGATCCTTGAAAGAAAGGCAGGTGTATAAAAAAGCACTGAAGCTGCTTGCTGTGAGAAGCACTGGGAAAAGAACCAAAATTACAAGACGTAGAAGACGATCTTCAGTAGCATGGAGACAAAATATGACACAGCCTACACAAAAACCCAGTATCTCAGGGAAGCTGGTCCTTGATGCATCTCCTGTAATTGGCCAGGATATCCTCCTTACCTTGGCACTCAGGAACTTGACCTCAGATTTCAAGAACATAAGGGTTAAACTGAGAGCTTCAGCCATTCTCTACACAAGAAGACCAAAGGCAGAGATTTTGCAGTTGTCTAGGTCTGTTAAACTTGGATCTGAAGAAG TGAAAGAGATTTCATTCAAGATCGCCTATTCCCAGTACAAAAACTCTCTGGTGGATGACAGGAAGATCCTAGTGACTGCTGTGTGTGAAACCAAACAGGGAGCCTCGCTTCTAGTGGAGAAGGACATTGTACTTCAGGATCCTTTTCTCACCATCAAG GTCCTTGGTCCAACAGTGGTACACAAGGCTGTTAATGTGCAGGTGACATTTACCAACCCGCTGTCTGAAGTGGTGACAGACTGTGTGCTGAGAGCCGAAGGTAGTGGCCTGATCAAAGACCAACTCAGAATCAA TGTGGCAAGAATGGCCCCCATGGAGAGCTCAACAGTCCAATTTGAAATCATCCCCTACAAGAGTGGCACCAGGCAGCTTCAGGTGGACTTGGTTTGCATCCATTTTTCAGACATTAAGGCATTTGTGATGCTTGATGTGGCTCCTGCTTAG